From the genome of Paracoccus alcaliphilus:
TTCGCCGGGGTCATTGCTTACTGTGGCCGCTTGTCGGGGCCGGGCGAATTGCCGCCGGGGCCCTGACCTCAAGATTGCAAAGGGGCGCGCTTGCCCCACTATTGATTGAATGATTCAAGGAGCCTGACTCCGCATGTCCTGGTTCAGCAAGGTCGCCTGGAAAGAGGGGTTGTTCATGCAGCCCCAGCATCTGCAACAGGCGGATCGCTATCACGAGCATCTGCTTCATGCCCGCACCCGCCTGATCACCCCTTACCCCTGGGGCGTGGGCGAACTGGCCATCGACCGCGATCAGGCGCAGCAGGGGATGCTGGCCTTGCGCGCCGTGTCGGGGATCATGCCCGACGGCACGCCCTTCGACGCGCCGGGGACCGGGCCCTTGCCGCTGGCGGTGCCGGTGCCCGATGATGCGGCGGGGCAATTCGTCTGGCTGACGCTGCCCGATACCTCGCCCAACATGCGCGACACCGCCCCCTATGAGGAAGAGGGCGCGACCACCCGCTGGGGCATCGTGACCGAGACTGTCAGCGATGTCAGCAGCGGGGTCCGCACCGAACAGGTGCTGGAACTGGCGGTGCCGCGGCTGGAACTGGCGATCCGCAAGACGCCGCGCCCGGGTTATCAGAACCTGCGGCTGGCCCGCGTGACCGAGATCCGTGACGGCGTCGTCACACTAGACGAAACCTTCCCGCCGCCCTCGCTGGTGATCGGCGCGCATCCGCAGATCCTTGGCTATCTGACCCGCGTCATCGGCTGGATCGAGGCCCGGCTGGAAAGCCTTGCGCGCTATGCCACCGACCCCTCGGCCGGGGGTGGCTTGCAGGCCAGCGATTACCTGATGCTGATGGTGCTGAACCGCCATATCGGCGTGCTGCGTCATTTGTCGCGCACCTTCGCCATCCACCCCGAGGCGCTTTATCGCGATCTGGTCGCGCTGGCCGGGGAACTGGCGACATTCGATACCGGCAGCCGCCATGCGCCGGATTACCCGGCCTATGACCATGACGATCTGAAGGAATCCTTTTCGCAGATCGTGGCCGACATCCAGC
Proteins encoded in this window:
- the tssK gene encoding type VI secretion system baseplate subunit TssK; its protein translation is MSWFSKVAWKEGLFMQPQHLQQADRYHEHLLHARTRLITPYPWGVGELAIDRDQAQQGMLALRAVSGIMPDGTPFDAPGTGPLPLAVPVPDDAAGQFVWLTLPDTSPNMRDTAPYEEEGATTRWGIVTETVSDVSSGVRTEQVLELAVPRLELAIRKTPRPGYQNLRLARVTEIRDGVVTLDETFPPPSLVIGAHPQILGYLTRVIGWIEARLESLARYATDPSAGGGLQASDYLMLMVLNRHIGVLRHLSRTFAIHPEALYRDLVALAGELATFDTGSRHAPDYPAYDHDDLKESFSQIVADIQRLLSRDVGRAIRLPLREVRQNSYLAEVRDRNLFREASFILEVESAKPLTQVQSQFPELCKVGPNTRMSEIVNNNLPGIALQHLPNPPRQIRVLSSNVYFRLEKNSPLWREFSTAPAIGMHFAGDWPHLKMELWAVPERS